A single region of the Chloroflexota bacterium genome encodes:
- a CDS encoding PIN domain-containing protein produces MRIGRHTRLFFDASVLVAAAHSPQGGSALLLAACKAGGFRAQTTFVILLEALHALRRFPEESLRRFYRLLVEVNWGLLPIPPKETLEKYCRYISPKDVHVVAAAVEGEAEFLLTLDRQHILAASEKVGQAGLPIIILRPGDFIRQYYPQHEDYPHLPPSRG; encoded by the coding sequence TGGCAGCGGCCCATTCCCCACAAGGAGGCTCTGCCCTTCTCCTTGCGGCCTGCAAGGCTGGGGGCTTTCGAGCACAGACCACTTTCGTCATCCTCCTCGAGGCCTTGCATGCGCTGCGGCGATTCCCAGAAGAGAGTCTGCGGCGCTTCTATCGGCTGCTGGTAGAAGTCAATTGGGGGCTTCTTCCGATACCACCAAAGGAGACTCTGGAGAAATATTGCCGCTATATTAGTCCGAAGGATGTCCACGTCGTGGCCGCTGCGGTGGAAGGAGAGGCAGAGTTCCTGCTGACGCTCGACCGTCAGCACATCCTGGCTGCCTCGGAGAAGGTCGGGCAAGCTGGTTTGCCCATCATTATCCTGCGTCCCGGGGATTTCATCCGTCAGTACTACCCCCAACACGAAGATTATCCCCACCTCCCTCCGTCCAGAGGCTAA